The Rhipicephalus sanguineus isolate Rsan-2018 chromosome 7, BIME_Rsan_1.4, whole genome shotgun sequence genome includes a window with the following:
- the LOC125759096 gene encoding uncharacterized protein LOC125759096: MHLLLSDEETYAPAARDPTPKLQRDLQKLLSDIFRMVPPQHKQLYYKLLCHNGSAPAIYGLPKVHKTDIPLRPIVDFTRSPLYRLSGFLHRVISPLVGKSATYIRNTYDFIEKVKDTIVDPDEVLVAFDVVSLFTSVPIDMAVDVCVTALDKDPTLPERSPLEVHDLGSLLKFCLSNTYFTFQKKYYRQLHGAAMGASISVTVANLTMEAIEARALSSFTPKPKCFLRYVDDCFSVLQRQNLDLFTVHLNSMHPAIQFTVEAESEGQLPFLDALVKRDGSGLSFKVFRKPTHTGRYLNYRSVHPASLKRSVVGSLLRRAERCPPNLDPHGNGPKFRTFRE, translated from the exons ATGCACTTGCTTCTGAGTGATGAAGAAACATACGCCCCGGCTGCAAGAGACCCTACACCTAAGCTACAAAGGGACTTGCAAAAGCTTCTGTCCGACATCTTCCGCATGGTGCCGCCTCAACACAAGCAGCTGTATTATAAATTGCTTTGCCACAATGGATCAGCTCCAGCTATATACGGCCTACCGAAGGTACACAAGACCGATATCCCCCTCCGGCCTATAGTGGACTTCACTCGCTCCCCGCTCTACAGGCTGTCAGGTTTTCTTCATAGGGTCATCTCGCCCCTGGTAGGCAAAAGTGCTACCTATATACGCAACACGTATGACTTCATCGAAAAGGTCAAAGACACAATAGTCGATCCGGACGAAGTCTTGGTTGCCTTCGACGTTGTGTCACTTTTCACGAGTGTACCCATAGACATGGCCGTGGATGTGTGCGTTACCGCCCTCGACAAGGACCCGACATTGCCTGAGCGATCTCCCCTCGAAGTGCACGACTTAGGCAGTCTACTCAAGTTTTGCCTGTCGAACACCTATTTCACCTTTCAGAAGAAGTATTACCGGCAGTTACACGGTGCGGCGATGGGGGCGTCGATTTCGGTGACTGTTGCTAACCTAACAATGGAGGCTATTGAAGCTCGGGCACTTTCCTCGTTTACGCCGAAACCGAAGTGCTTTCTGAGGTATGTCGACGACTGCTTCAGTGTTTTGCAGCGGCAGAACCTCGACCTATTCACGGTTCACCTCAACAGTATGCATCCAGCAATTCAGTTCACAGTCGAAGCGGAGTCTGAGGGCCAGCTACCGTTCTTGGACGCCCTGGTGAAACGCGATGGCTCAGGCTTGTCGTTCAAGGTGTTTAGGAAGCCCACTCACACTGGCCGCTACCTCAACTACAGATCGGTGCACCCGGCTTCGCTAAAGAGGTCCGTTGTCGGCTCTCTTCTTCGTCGGGCGGAAAGG TGCCCGCCCAATCTGGACCCACACGGAAACGGGCCGAAATTCCGTACGTTCCGGGAGTAA